A stretch of Blautia liquoris DNA encodes these proteins:
- a CDS encoding L,D-transpeptidase family protein, which yields MKKKKILIVTIALTMSLGTQVIWADNAPSTYEASGISNSSEEKDKPADGFEDPDENKKDEVFSDDSLENKTPSPENESDSELLPQNAVQEYSNTITPEDQKKIEFHMRGIDAKLSKDGSNVTVTPQYTSNVDSTHINFRYLIYDLQKLIWTEIPAGESDDSSCVWQPSQPGTYWIHVIADPGNGTEYTSTIGYVIQGARLGDFSMDHSSSQPWDTAITLHGSIVNPLSEELTYEYLVYDGRYWMSLYKSEELKDFTYTADKPGSYLICYQVYNAEGVVIGQKFLGYDAQELSVRINAIHANISVSGGVDLSIDGGTNDSQTEFKWVSYDLTKKQWILIQDWSTKVNAHWSPKSAGPYWIQVEGKTRTGQTDNMLIGYNVKDIKITSFTSDISSPKAIGTTIGLSGTVENPMNQKLQYRYIVYDGTTWRELYSSDNLQKVYYWKPEQKGNYLLCLEVTGPDGKVYQSFMSYQIQALSTKLKNLQVYTPDYRTYYIMQNVDSNDGNLKYKYQIYDLRTKQWHMLSSGGVNTYWQPKTSGDYWIHASIVGSDGKEYTQTIGYHIKGYSIGSFGFSGNLEAGKTAKLSASGYNYLGENYTFTYLQWNGSGWNILYRGNSPSAVNWTPPVSGDYAFCCQVSNPYGVVDTKTIHISNRDFTKTGWYYENGYKFYYINNQKQLDLDGILPRQSSYIARVNRTTCTVTIYAADGGNGYIIPVKRFACSVGLPGTPTPTGTYRTSVKYRWHELMGPSFGQYCTRIVGGILFHSVAGSNTTSFNLNPSEYNKLGKPASHGCVRLSVRDAKWIYDNCKIGMQVTIYDSSNAGPLGQGPVYRITNPGQNWDPTDPNV from the coding sequence ATGAAAAAGAAAAAAATTTTAATTGTTACAATAGCTTTGACAATGTCACTTGGAACCCAGGTAATATGGGCGGATAACGCGCCATCGACATATGAAGCATCAGGCATCAGTAATAGTTCAGAAGAGAAGGATAAACCAGCAGATGGATTCGAAGATCCAGATGAAAACAAAAAGGATGAAGTTTTTTCTGACGATTCTTTAGAAAACAAAACTCCATCCCCTGAAAATGAGTCGGATTCTGAGCTTTTGCCTCAGAATGCTGTGCAGGAATACTCAAATACAATCACGCCTGAAGATCAGAAAAAAATTGAGTTTCATATGAGAGGTATTGATGCAAAACTTAGCAAGGACGGATCAAATGTCACAGTTACACCACAATATACTTCAAATGTAGATAGTACCCATATTAATTTCCGATATCTGATTTATGATCTTCAGAAATTAATATGGACAGAAATTCCTGCTGGTGAATCAGATGATTCAAGTTGCGTCTGGCAGCCTTCTCAACCGGGAACGTATTGGATCCATGTGATTGCTGATCCTGGTAATGGTACAGAATATACAAGTACGATTGGCTATGTTATTCAGGGAGCAAGGCTTGGGGATTTTTCCATGGACCACAGTAGTTCACAGCCATGGGATACTGCGATTACCTTACACGGATCAATAGTCAATCCATTATCTGAAGAACTTACCTATGAGTATCTGGTGTACGATGGAAGGTACTGGATGAGCCTGTATAAGTCTGAAGAACTGAAAGATTTTACATATACAGCTGACAAACCAGGCAGTTACTTGATCTGCTATCAGGTTTACAATGCGGAAGGGGTTGTTATAGGACAGAAATTTTTGGGATATGATGCACAGGAATTATCTGTCAGGATCAATGCGATACATGCAAATATAAGCGTATCAGGGGGAGTGGATCTCAGCATAGATGGCGGAACAAATGATTCTCAGACGGAATTTAAATGGGTAAGCTATGATCTAACAAAGAAGCAATGGATACTGATACAGGATTGGTCGACGAAGGTGAATGCACATTGGTCACCGAAGAGCGCGGGTCCTTATTGGATACAAGTAGAGGGGAAGACCAGAACGGGTCAGACCGACAATATGCTGATCGGATATAATGTAAAAGACATTAAGATTACCTCCTTTACAAGTGATATCAGTTCTCCAAAGGCGATTGGTACGACGATCGGATTATCCGGAACTGTGGAAAATCCAATGAACCAGAAGCTGCAGTATCGTTATATAGTTTATGATGGGACAACCTGGAGAGAGTTGTATTCTTCTGATAATCTGCAGAAAGTGTATTACTGGAAACCGGAACAAAAGGGAAATTATCTTTTATGCCTGGAGGTGACAGGGCCTGACGGTAAAGTTTATCAGTCATTTATGTCATACCAGATACAAGCTCTTTCGACAAAATTAAAAAATTTGCAGGTATATACGCCTGATTATCGGACATATTATATCATGCAAAATGTTGATTCTAATGATGGGAATTTGAAATACAAGTATCAGATCTATGATCTGAGAACGAAACAATGGCATATGCTTTCGTCTGGCGGAGTAAATACATATTGGCAGCCGAAGACCAGTGGGGACTATTGGATTCACGCATCCATTGTCGGAAGTGATGGCAAAGAATATACACAAACGATAGGGTACCACATTAAAGGATATTCTATTGGCAGTTTTGGCTTTTCGGGTAATTTGGAAGCCGGAAAAACTGCTAAGCTTTCTGCGAGTGGATATAATTATCTGGGTGAGAACTATACTTTTACTTATCTGCAATGGAACGGATCTGGATGGAATATCTTATATCGTGGAAATTCTCCTTCTGCTGTCAACTGGACGCCGCCTGTCAGCGGTGACTATGCCTTTTGCTGTCAGGTATCGAATCCGTATGGAGTAGTTGATACCAAAACAATTCACATTTCCAACAGAGACTTTACGAAAACGGGATGGTATTACGAAAACGGTTATAAGTTTTATTATATTAACAATCAAAAACAATTAGACCTCGATGGTATTTTACCAAGGCAGTCATCTTATATTGCCAGAGTCAACCGAACAACCTGCACTGTCACGATTTATGCAGCAGACGGAGGTAATGGGTATATTATACCTGTAAAGCGTTTTGCATGCTCTGTCGGACTTCCGGGAACACCTACTCCAACTGGGACTTATCGAACGTCTGTAAAGTATCGTTGGCATGAGCTGATGGGACCATCGTTCGGTCAATACTGTACTCGAATTGTAGGCGGGATCCTTTTTCATTCGGTAGCAGGTTCAAACACGACAAGTTTTAACCTAAACCCATCCGAATATAATAAGTTGGGGAAACCGGCATCCCACGGATGCGTAAGGCTGAGCGTCAGAGATGCAAAATGGATCTATGATAATTGCAAGATAGGTATGCAGGTCACGATCTATGACAGTTCAAATGCGGGGCCTTTGGGACAGGGACCCGTATACCGAATAACGAATCCCGGACAAAATTGGGATCCGACAGATCCTAATGTTTGA
- a CDS encoding glucosyltransferase domain-containing protein: MMKKFDTIDEFIKKSRWSIVIYFFFILFSYGIKLFHVIVSIDTESIISVPEALYKAWFGMGRFGAVLLKKILGTYWFNPYVASFMMVVMLLVGGLIWMYLFSNLNDSLSKIGWIFPTVFFTSPIMAEQSSFLLQAYEGAFCIALVGVSLIFFFKAIYYSKGYYYILSTICIFFSFSTYQSTVILFITGAISSFLLFYDDIDRIQVKEDKTFKQVKHGEDSRTVICWRTIGGLILEFVLAYFIYSVVNKIVLSVLNIQTHPYITDQVRWGKDSLNECLRNIVKQAKNILFGKSVYYNFALVVLIVVFLIYISLQFVQKKKAYYIYFLASLALCICPFIMILLLGGTASVRTEWTIPFVTAFLSMYLAGHIICFDRDIIPLSLKRAALLGFFALSMQQASVTARIYYTEYAKFQQDMVLAIKISDRIDQLNLGDPPENPVVFIGARPTHITPSMYTEKEIELSGRSLFSMSFYTQHGTYVMRNFMKSIGYEYAFPSEEQIQKAEEISKTMNSWPDTNSVKNEEGIIVVRLS, encoded by the coding sequence ATGATGAAAAAATTTGATACCATTGATGAATTTATAAAAAAAAGCCGATGGTCCATCGTGATATACTTTTTCTTTATTCTGTTTTCATATGGAATAAAGCTATTTCATGTTATAGTTTCAATTGATACAGAGAGTATCATAAGTGTACCGGAAGCTTTGTATAAGGCATGGTTTGGTATGGGACGCTTTGGAGCAGTGCTGCTTAAAAAGATTTTGGGGACATATTGGTTTAATCCATATGTAGCGTCTTTTATGATGGTTGTGATGCTGCTAGTAGGTGGTCTTATATGGATGTACTTATTTTCAAACCTGAATGATTCTCTGAGTAAAATTGGTTGGATTTTCCCTACTGTGTTTTTTACATCACCTATAATGGCTGAGCAGTCCAGCTTCTTGCTGCAGGCATATGAAGGTGCTTTCTGTATTGCACTGGTAGGAGTATCTTTGATATTTTTTTTCAAAGCTATTTATTATAGCAAAGGTTACTATTATATTCTTTCAACGATTTGTATTTTCTTTAGTTTTTCGACATATCAGTCAACTGTAATCTTATTTATAACAGGTGCAATTTCATCATTTTTACTTTTTTATGATGATATTGACAGAATTCAAGTAAAAGAAGACAAAACTTTTAAACAGGTAAAACACGGAGAAGATTCGAGAACAGTTATATGTTGGAGGACAATTGGGGGATTGATTCTAGAGTTTGTATTAGCATATTTCATATATTCTGTTGTAAACAAAATCGTGTTGTCTGTTCTGAATATACAAACGCACCCCTATATCACAGATCAAGTCAGATGGGGTAAGGATTCATTGAACGAATGTTTGAGAAACATAGTAAAGCAGGCTAAAAACATCTTGTTTGGAAAATCTGTCTATTATAATTTTGCCCTTGTTGTTTTAATAGTTGTATTCTTAATATATATTAGTTTACAGTTCGTACAGAAAAAGAAGGCTTATTATATTTATTTTCTTGCTTCTCTCGCTCTATGTATTTGCCCGTTTATTATGATCCTGTTGCTGGGCGGCACTGCAAGCGTCAGAACAGAATGGACGATTCCATTTGTAACAGCTTTTTTAAGTATGTACCTTGCAGGACACATTATTTGTTTTGACCGTGATATAATTCCATTGTCGCTCAAAAGGGCTGCTTTGCTGGGATTCTTTGCTTTGAGTATGCAGCAGGCCTCGGTAACTGCAAGAATATATTACACGGAATATGCAAAGTTTCAGCAGGACATGGTACTTGCCATAAAGATATCGGATCGCATTGATCAATTAAATTTAGGAGATCCACCGGAAAATCCGGTAGTATTTATTGGGGCAAGACCAACACATATAACCCCATCCATGTATACCGAGAAAGAGATAGAGTTAAGCGGGAGATCCTTGTTTTCTATGTCTTTTTATACCCAGCATGGAACATATGTGATGCGTAATTTTATGAAGAGTATAGGCTATGAATATGCGTTTCCGAGCGAAGAGCAGATACAAAAAGCAGAAGAAATTTCAAAAACTATGAATTCTTGGCCGGACACAAACAGTGTAAAAAATGAAGAGGGGATTATTGTGGTTAGATTATCATGA
- a CDS encoding S-layer homology domain-containing protein, with the protein MHTKQMIKALMITISIALNVSVGISIKADSIAGERCDEQEHVTGMDENGNVSDLSVENGSFENHPSLFSTDNVQIVNFNISGSKVTEYVNSEDSKLVGYLNGAYAADGAYLGTTGNGKVKFMIAGEIGVVDSEDVQVVNYKDAKSVSYYTVSGGRLIHKITTNMTKASYASSLDNGQAPTYLKDGAKYYSYDGHYFYSENQYAQMLEDYKNNNRDHSVNNNSPFYNYYQFLPLRSTTRYSEDELNNIIRNRPINVNSKMQNIASSLIENQNKYGVNALLVAGIAGNESAWGTSNISQTKNNLFGLNAVDSSPGASANTFSSVDQCIKEFTETWMSKQYMNPSNWKHAGSFLGNKESGFNVRYASDPYWGEKAAAGAYVLDKNGGNRDMYSFRVGIKNAFTQVNVRRGSSTSTKAVYQTPKQRNTTFIVRRKNPINNFYEIQSDGVLNADRTNLDESGEYNKSNMLVNISSNYIKVISDSNMNFRDVNSGDWYYDEVDYVSKIGIMTGMKTDIFGPMDSIARAQFAVMLWRIGGEEPIPYNGKFPDVGNNIWYTDAIAWASKYNIITGYQDTGKFMPASPITRQELAVMLYRYANYRKMDTNKKADLSKFKDSTMVIDYAKDAMRWAVGSGIITGKYQGTQLDPLGVTSRAECAIMIDRFLKLI; encoded by the coding sequence ATGCATACAAAGCAAATGATAAAAGCGTTGATGATTACAATTTCTATCGCGCTGAATGTATCCGTGGGAATTTCGATTAAAGCGGATTCAATAGCAGGAGAACGTTGTGATGAACAAGAACACGTTACAGGGATGGACGAGAATGGTAACGTTTCTGATTTGTCTGTTGAGAACGGAAGTTTTGAAAATCATCCGTCCTTATTTTCAACGGATAATGTTCAAATCGTAAACTTTAACATATCCGGCAGCAAGGTTACCGAATATGTAAATTCTGAAGACAGTAAGTTGGTAGGCTATTTAAATGGTGCCTATGCAGCGGACGGAGCTTATCTGGGAACGACAGGTAATGGCAAAGTGAAATTCATGATTGCTGGTGAAATAGGTGTTGTGGATTCAGAGGATGTTCAGGTGGTGAATTATAAAGATGCAAAATCTGTAAGCTATTATACAGTGTCGGGGGGGAGATTAATACACAAAATAACTACAAATATGACCAAGGCATCTTATGCAAGTTCTCTTGACAATGGACAAGCGCCCACATATTTAAAAGATGGTGCAAAATACTATAGCTATGATGGTCATTATTTCTACAGTGAGAATCAATATGCACAGATGCTGGAAGATTATAAAAATAACAATCGAGATCATTCAGTGAATAATAATAGCCCCTTTTACAATTATTATCAATTTCTTCCGCTAAGGAGCACTACTCGCTATTCTGAAGATGAGTTAAACAATATTATCAGGAATCGACCGATTAATGTAAATTCAAAGATGCAGAACATTGCATCATCTCTGATTGAGAATCAGAATAAGTATGGGGTTAACGCATTGTTGGTTGCCGGAATTGCAGGAAATGAAAGTGCATGGGGAACAAGCAATATATCGCAGACAAAGAATAATCTGTTCGGACTAAATGCAGTAGACAGTAGTCCGGGTGCAAGCGCAAATACATTTTCCAGTGTTGATCAGTGTATCAAAGAGTTTACGGAAACCTGGATGTCAAAACAATATATGAATCCGTCAAATTGGAAACATGCGGGTAGTTTTCTGGGAAATAAGGAAAGCGGGTTTAACGTACGGTATGCCTCGGATCCGTATTGGGGAGAAAAGGCTGCTGCCGGTGCATATGTTCTTGACAAGAATGGCGGAAACAGGGACATGTATTCATTCAGGGTAGGTATTAAAAACGCATTTACACAGGTAAATGTCAGGCGTGGCAGTTCAACAAGTACAAAAGCAGTGTATCAGACCCCAAAGCAGAGAAATACAACTTTTATTGTACGCAGGAAGAATCCGATAAATAATTTTTATGAGATTCAAAGTGATGGCGTCCTTAATGCAGATCGAACAAATCTTGATGAGTCAGGCGAATACAATAAAAGCAATATGTTGGTCAATATATCTTCAAACTACATAAAAGTAATATCAGATTCCAATATGAACTTTCGGGATGTTAATTCCGGAGATTGGTACTATGACGAGGTGGATTATGTATCAAAGATTGGAATTATGACAGGAATGAAGACTGATATCTTTGGACCTATGGATTCAATTGCCAGAGCACAGTTTGCTGTAATGCTGTGGAGAATAGGCGGTGAGGAACCGATACCTTATAATGGAAAATTTCCGGATGTGGGCAATAATATATGGTATACAGACGCAATAGCCTGGGCCAGTAAATATAACATTATTACGGGTTATCAGGATACAGGAAAATTTATGCCGGCCAGTCCGATAACAAGACAGGAGTTGGCTGTAATGCTCTACAGATATGCGAATTATAGGAAGATGGACACGAATAAAAAAGCTGATTTATCTAAATTTAAGGATTCTACAATGGTTATTGATTATGCAAAAGATGCAATGCGATGGGCCGTAGGCAGCGGAATCATAACAGGAAAATATCAGGGGACTCAGTTAGATCCGTTAGGAGTGACCTCAAGAGCAGAATGTGCCATTATGATAGACCGTTTCCTTAAGTTAATATAG
- a CDS encoding glycosyltransferase family 2 protein, protein MVKKMDLPLISVVMTVHNSEDYLLESVNSVLNQSYRNLQFIIVDDGSTDSTPQLLNKITDKRVEIYTLSENRHISYATNYGFSKVNGKYLAIMDSDDVWNDNKLEIQLNYLKEHPEHKGCFTWVDLIDQDGKLVNEELSQLKELLSANTEDQKYWLRFFFFHGNRLPNPSSMVEAETISSIGGHNLFYIQATDMEWWVRFTQKYTFGVIEEPLMKCRRILNDDKNVSSYSETHDTRFYNEQMHIRYHFFDHMEDELFIHTFKDFFINQNASTPQELSCEKAFLICRSFNQSTAYSALGLLKIEGLLNNPETAALLKEKYNFSTIEVGKYTGTHLYNDPYLQGCQAEYDSLKSSINLCRLHINKLDGEINHQNQEIKKLNMALVEKENVILSLTQQSKELEKSNFDLLNTLNMIENSTSWKITSPFRKLKAKFRDSNNK, encoded by the coding sequence GTGGTTAAAAAAATGGATCTTCCTTTAATCAGTGTAGTTATGACCGTCCATAATTCCGAAGACTATTTACTTGAAAGCGTAAATAGTGTACTAAATCAATCCTATCGTAACTTGCAATTTATTATCGTAGATGACGGATCAACCGACAGCACTCCGCAGCTCTTAAATAAAATAACCGACAAGCGGGTAGAAATATACACACTTTCAGAAAATCGACATATCTCTTATGCTACAAACTACGGTTTTTCTAAGGTGAATGGCAAGTATTTAGCTATCATGGACAGCGATGATGTCTGGAATGACAATAAACTTGAGATTCAGCTTAATTATTTAAAGGAACACCCTGAACACAAGGGTTGTTTCACCTGGGTTGACCTGATTGATCAAGATGGAAAACTTGTAAATGAAGAATTATCACAATTAAAAGAGCTGTTGTCTGCCAACACTGAGGATCAGAAATACTGGCTTCGTTTCTTTTTCTTTCACGGAAATAGGCTTCCAAATCCTTCATCTATGGTTGAAGCAGAAACGATTTCATCGATCGGCGGTCATAATCTATTCTACATTCAGGCGACAGACATGGAATGGTGGGTCCGATTTACTCAGAAGTACACTTTTGGGGTTATAGAAGAACCACTGATGAAATGCCGACGTATATTAAATGATGACAAAAATGTGAGTAGTTACTCGGAAACACATGACACACGTTTTTATAATGAACAAATGCATATACGATACCACTTTTTTGATCATATGGAAGATGAACTATTTATACACACTTTCAAAGACTTTTTTATAAACCAAAATGCAAGTACACCACAAGAACTCTCATGTGAGAAAGCATTTTTAATCTGCAGATCTTTTAATCAATCCACTGCATATTCTGCTTTAGGTTTGTTAAAAATCGAAGGGCTTCTTAATAATCCGGAAACTGCTGCGCTTCTCAAGGAGAAGTATAATTTTTCAACAATTGAAGTTGGCAAATACACCGGGACTCATCTTTATAACGATCCCTATCTTCAAGGTTGTCAGGCTGAATATGACAGTTTAAAAAGCAGTATTAACTTATGTAGACTTCATATCAACAAGTTAGACGGAGAAATAAATCATCAAAATCAGGAGATTAAAAAACTCAATATGGCTTTAGTTGAAAAGGAAAATGTTATACTATCTCTTACACAACAAAGCAAAGAACTTGAAAAAAGTAATTTCGATCTATTGAATACGCTAAATATGATTGAGAACTCTACCTCATGGAAAATTACTTCACCATTTCGTAAACTGAAGGCTAAGTTTAGAGACAGCAACAATAAATAG
- a CDS encoding polysaccharide pyruvyl transferase family protein encodes MKRVYIHAYLQENLGDDLFVETLCRRYPMVRFYIIADKSYKTRFRDLHNCKVRDPKEKKVLLANKILKHFKNVNSYLQVLIRRSEAVIHIGGSSFVQHHDDWSEFYNFDKMLVENSKNLFLIGANFGPYKDQRYLKAYHELFKKYKGICLRDEYSWNLFRDVPQVSYAPDVLFGLKSNITSTVNNKEKIVIFSLIDLQNRQGNYDISVYEADYIRFQVDLVRYFISEQYKIILISFCRNEGDEVMIQKIRENFNELERQRIQNMSYQTDTEPILHEFEKAEIVIGTRFHSIVLGFVYECKVLPIIYNQKTEKMLDDLKYTLSIKLPELNNTDATELGRKVTLRKPLDISEQVKLSKRQFYYTDMQFASADEND; translated from the coding sequence ATGAAAAGAGTATATATACATGCATATCTGCAGGAAAATCTTGGTGACGACTTGTTTGTAGAGACATTATGCAGAAGATATCCTATGGTTCGGTTCTATATCATAGCTGATAAATCTTACAAGACAAGGTTCAGAGATTTACACAATTGTAAGGTAAGGGATCCGAAAGAAAAAAAGGTCCTTTTGGCGAATAAGATACTTAAGCATTTTAAAAATGTGAATTCATATCTCCAAGTATTGATTAGACGTTCTGAAGCAGTTATTCATATTGGCGGATCATCTTTCGTACAGCATCATGATGATTGGTCGGAATTCTATAATTTTGATAAGATGCTGGTTGAGAACAGCAAAAACCTTTTCCTGATTGGAGCAAATTTCGGCCCCTATAAAGATCAAAGATATCTTAAAGCATATCACGAGTTGTTTAAAAAATATAAAGGTATCTGTTTAAGAGACGAATATTCTTGGAATCTCTTTAGAGATGTTCCGCAGGTTTCTTATGCACCAGATGTTCTGTTTGGACTAAAATCAAATATTACATCGACCGTTAATAACAAGGAGAAAATAGTTATTTTCTCCCTCATTGATCTTCAGAACAGACAAGGAAACTATGACATAAGTGTCTATGAAGCGGATTATATTAGGTTTCAGGTCGATCTGGTTCGATATTTTATCAGTGAGCAGTATAAAATCATCCTTATATCGTTTTGCCGGAATGAAGGAGATGAGGTCATGATTCAAAAAATCCGTGAAAACTTTAATGAATTGGAAAGACAGAGAATTCAAAATATGAGTTATCAAACGGATACAGAGCCCATACTACATGAATTTGAAAAAGCTGAGATTGTAATTGGAACCAGATTTCACAGTATAGTTTTGGGGTTTGTCTATGAGTGTAAGGTGCTCCCTATTATATATAACCAAAAGACAGAAAAAATGCTAGACGATTTAAAGTATACATTATCTATAAAGCTTCCGGAATTAAACAATACTGACGCTACTGAATTAGGGAGAAAAGTTACTCTAAGGAAGCCATTAGATATAAGTGAGCAGGTTAAGCTGTCAAAGAGACAGTTTTATTATACGGATATGCAGTTTGCATCGGCCGATGAAAATGATTGA